The following coding sequences lie in one Streptomyces sp. NBC_00510 genomic window:
- a CDS encoding PTS transporter subunit EIIC translates to MGPDAAAAAPRPSRKWSGVLFQGLQKMGRSLQLPIAVLPAAGILNRLGQDDVFGPKGLGWDNVAKVFDGAGGALLDGSLGLPLLFAVGVAIGMAKKSDGSTALAAVAGFLVYYGVLHQFPQDCPPGTAFLATSTISGACIPPGTPSAAAPAAYQNPGVFGGIVIGLLTAFFWQRYHRTRLVDWLGFFNGRRLVPIVMAFVAIVFAVLCVFVWPPIGAGLTAFSQWLTDLGSYGAGIFGVANRALLTVGLHQFLNVFVWFQFGSFTKPDGTVVHGDITRFLAGDPTAGQFTSGFFPIMMFALPAAALAITHCARPGRRKEVGGLMLSVALTSFVTGITEPVEYSFLFIAPALYAIHAVLTGVSMAVTWGLGVHDGFSFSAGLIDYVINWHLATKPWLIVPIGLVFAAVYYVLFRFVITRFDLATPGREPEEVAEEMERGNVKA, encoded by the coding sequence ATGGGTCCGGACGCCGCCGCAGCCGCCCCGCGTCCGAGCCGGAAGTGGAGCGGTGTCCTGTTCCAGGGCCTGCAGAAGATGGGACGGAGTCTGCAGCTGCCGATCGCGGTGCTGCCGGCGGCGGGCATCCTGAACCGGCTGGGCCAGGACGACGTCTTCGGCCCGAAGGGCCTGGGCTGGGACAACGTGGCGAAGGTCTTCGACGGCGCGGGCGGGGCGCTGCTGGACGGTTCGCTGGGGCTGCCGCTGCTGTTCGCGGTGGGCGTCGCGATCGGGATGGCGAAGAAGTCGGACGGTTCGACGGCGCTGGCGGCGGTCGCGGGTTTCCTCGTCTACTACGGGGTGCTGCACCAGTTCCCGCAGGACTGCCCGCCGGGGACGGCCTTCCTGGCGACGAGCACCATCAGCGGGGCGTGCATCCCGCCGGGGACGCCGTCGGCGGCGGCTCCGGCGGCGTACCAGAACCCGGGGGTGTTCGGCGGGATCGTGATCGGGCTGCTGACGGCGTTCTTCTGGCAGCGCTACCACCGCACGAGGCTGGTGGACTGGCTGGGCTTCTTCAACGGGCGTCGGCTGGTGCCGATCGTCATGGCGTTCGTCGCGATCGTCTTCGCGGTGCTGTGCGTGTTCGTCTGGCCGCCGATCGGTGCCGGGCTCACCGCCTTCAGCCAGTGGCTCACGGACCTGGGTTCGTACGGGGCGGGGATCTTCGGCGTGGCGAACCGGGCGCTGCTGACGGTGGGGCTGCACCAGTTCCTCAACGTCTTCGTGTGGTTCCAGTTCGGCAGTTTCACCAAGCCGGACGGGACGGTGGTGCACGGGGACATCACGCGTTTCCTGGCGGGTGACCCGACGGCCGGGCAGTTCACCTCTGGCTTCTTCCCGATCATGATGTTCGCCCTGCCGGCCGCCGCGCTGGCGATCACGCACTGCGCCCGCCCGGGCCGCCGCAAGGAGGTCGGGGGCCTGATGCTGTCGGTGGCGCTGACCTCGTTCGTGACGGGCATCACCGAGCCGGTCGAGTACTCGTTCCTCTTCATCGCGCCGGCGCTGTACGCGATCCACGCGGTGCTGACGGGGGTGTCGATGGCGGTGACGTGGGGGCTGGGTGTGCACGACGGCTTCAGCTTCTCGGCGGGGCTGATCGACTACGTCATCAACTGGCACCTGGCGACGAAGCCCTGGTTGATCGTCCCGATCGGGCTGGTCTTCGCGGCGGTGTACTACGTGCTCTTCCGCTTCGTGATCACCAGGTTCGACCTGGCGACGCCGGGGCGTGAGCCGGAGGAGGTCGCGGAGGAGATGGAGCGGGGCAACGTCAAGGCGTAG
- a CDS encoding PTS glucose/sucrose transporter subunit IIB, translating to MASKAEKIVAGLGGLDNIEEVEGCITRLRTEVKDASLVDDAALKAAGAHGVVKMGNAIQVVIGTDADPIAADIEDMM from the coding sequence ATGGCCAGCAAGGCAGAGAAGATCGTCGCCGGGCTCGGCGGACTCGACAACATCGAAGAGGTCGAGGGCTGCATCACCCGTCTCCGCACCGAGGTCAAGGACGCCTCGCTCGTCGACGACGCCGCGCTCAAGGCCGCCGGAGCGCACGGCGTCGTCAAGATGGGCAACGCGATCCAGGTCGTCATCGGCACCGACGCCGACCCCATCGCCGCCGACATCGAGGACATGATGTGA
- the rph gene encoding ribonuclease PH: protein MSRIDGRTPEELRPVTIQRGWSKHAEGSVLVSFGDTKVLCTASVTEGVPRWRKGSGEGWVTAEYAMLPRATNTRGDRESVRGKIGGRTHEISRLIGRSLRAVIDYKALGENTVVLDCDVLQADGGTRTAAITGAYVALADAVTWMHGRKILRAKAQPLNGTVSAVSVGIIDGVPMLDLCYEEDVRAETDMNVVCTGDGRFVEVQGTAEGQPFDRKELNSLLDLAVAGCAELDALQRAALADLEQITKN, encoded by the coding sequence ATGTCTCGTATCGACGGCCGCACCCCCGAAGAGCTCCGCCCCGTCACCATCCAGCGCGGCTGGAGCAAGCACGCCGAAGGATCCGTCCTCGTCTCCTTCGGCGACACCAAGGTCCTCTGCACCGCATCCGTCACCGAGGGCGTCCCCCGCTGGCGCAAGGGCAGCGGCGAAGGCTGGGTCACCGCCGAGTACGCCATGCTGCCCCGCGCCACCAACACCCGAGGCGACCGCGAGTCCGTCCGCGGCAAGATCGGCGGCCGCACCCACGAGATCTCCCGCCTCATCGGCCGCTCCCTGCGCGCCGTCATCGACTACAAGGCGCTCGGGGAGAACACCGTCGTCCTCGACTGCGACGTCCTCCAGGCCGACGGCGGCACCCGCACCGCCGCCATCACCGGCGCCTACGTCGCCCTCGCCGACGCCGTCACCTGGATGCACGGCCGCAAGATCCTCCGCGCCAAGGCCCAGCCCCTCAACGGCACCGTCAGCGCCGTCAGCGTCGGCATCATCGACGGCGTCCCCATGCTCGACCTCTGCTACGAGGAGGACGTCCGCGCCGAGACCGACATGAACGTCGTCTGCACCGGCGACGGCCGCTTCGTCGAGGTCCAGGGAACCGCCGAAGGCCAGCCCTTCGACCGCAAGGAACTCAACAGCCTCCTCGACCTCGCCGTCGCCGGCTGCGCCGAACTCGACGCGCTCCAGCGCGCCGCCCTCGCCGACCTCGAACAGATCACCAAGAACTGA
- the rdgB gene encoding RdgB/HAM1 family non-canonical purine NTP pyrophosphatase, with translation MPHTRLVLATRNAHKVAELHAILADAGLGVELVGADAYPEIPDVRETGVTFAENALLKAHALAQATGLPAVADDSGLCVDVLGGAPGIFSARWAGKHGDDRANLELLLAQLSDIDTPHRAAHFMCAAALALPDGTERVVEGRLLGTLRFEPHGANGFGYDPILQPLGESRTCAELTAEEKNAISHRGLAFRGLVPVVRELVG, from the coding sequence ATGCCGCACACCCGCCTGGTCCTCGCCACCCGCAACGCCCACAAGGTCGCCGAACTCCACGCCATCCTGGCCGACGCCGGACTCGGCGTGGAGCTCGTCGGCGCCGACGCCTACCCCGAGATCCCCGACGTCCGCGAAACCGGCGTCACCTTCGCCGAGAACGCCCTCCTCAAGGCCCACGCCCTTGCCCAGGCCACCGGCCTCCCCGCCGTCGCCGACGACTCCGGCCTCTGCGTCGACGTCCTCGGCGGCGCCCCCGGCATCTTCTCCGCCCGCTGGGCCGGCAAGCACGGCGACGACCGCGCCAACCTCGAACTCCTCCTCGCCCAGCTCTCCGACATCGACACCCCGCACCGCGCCGCCCACTTCATGTGCGCCGCCGCCCTCGCCCTCCCCGACGGCACCGAACGCGTCGTCGAGGGCCGCCTCCTCGGCACGCTGCGCTTCGAGCCCCACGGCGCGAACGGCTTCGGCTACGACCCGATCCTCCAGCCGCTCGGCGAGTCCCGGACCTGCGCCGAACTCACCGCGGAGGAGAAGAACGCCATCAGCCACCGCGGCCTGGCCTTCCGGGGCCTGGTGCCGGTGGTGCGGGAACTGGTGGGGTGA
- a CDS encoding HNH endonuclease has protein sequence MSAGTPYTRELLEAAAARCHSMKEVVAFLGRTPYGKLHRYLEKRFGDFGIDISHFRRPSSGRGHKRPRPTPAELRAAVAHSVAVAETLRRLDRPDNTRTRALLRAWLAEDGLDTDHFLGQAHGNRNGPNARKPAAAILVARTDGYRTKAVLLRRALAEIGTPSRCAQCGTGESWLGKPMTLEVDHINGDRLDDRAENLRLLCPNCHAVTDTWCRGGRRTPSR, from the coding sequence GTGAGCGCCGGAACCCCGTACACCCGCGAACTGCTCGAGGCGGCAGCGGCACGGTGCCACTCCATGAAGGAGGTCGTGGCGTTCCTCGGCAGGACGCCCTATGGAAAGCTGCACCGCTACCTGGAGAAGCGGTTCGGTGATTTCGGCATCGACATCTCCCATTTCCGCAGGCCCTCTTCCGGCAGAGGCCACAAGCGCCCCCGCCCCACGCCCGCGGAACTCCGCGCGGCAGTGGCGCACTCCGTTGCCGTGGCCGAGACCCTCCGCCGGCTCGACAGGCCCGACAACACCCGCACCCGCGCGCTGTTGCGCGCATGGCTGGCCGAGGACGGACTGGACACCGACCACTTCCTGGGGCAGGCGCACGGCAACAGGAACGGACCCAACGCCAGGAAGCCCGCGGCCGCCATCCTGGTCGCCCGCACCGACGGCTACCGCACCAAAGCCGTGCTGTTGCGGAGGGCCCTCGCCGAAATCGGCACACCCTCCCGGTGCGCACAATGCGGCACCGGCGAAAGCTGGCTCGGCAAGCCGATGACCTTGGAAGTGGATCACATCAACGGGGACCGCCTGGACGACCGGGCGGAGAACCTGCGTCTACTCTGCCCGAACTGCCATGCCGTCACCGACACATGGTGCCGAGGGGGCAGACGCACACCGAGCCGGTAA
- a CDS encoding HNH endonuclease, which yields MPASPYTRELLTEAAASSRTLSEMLTRLGVDPRSSTRGYLRERMRRMGVDTSHFEREGGRWTRDLHAEAVAASANMYEVLRHLGVEAVGGQHTHISRRIRGFGIDTAHFVTRPRGAGRRSHDEILVRQEADTARRVHSDRLKRAMLARGIAERCALCGTEPVWCGQPLTLEVDHLDGNWRDNRLANLRLLCPNCHATTDTHRGRGKRRDRDVVR from the coding sequence GTGCCCGCAAGCCCCTACACCCGTGAACTCCTCACCGAGGCGGCGGCGTCCTCGCGGACGCTGTCCGAGATGCTGACGAGACTGGGCGTGGACCCCAGGAGTTCGACCCGCGGCTACCTGCGGGAGCGGATGAGACGTATGGGTGTGGACACCTCGCACTTCGAGCGGGAAGGCGGTCGCTGGACACGTGACCTCCACGCCGAAGCAGTCGCCGCATCGGCCAACATGTACGAGGTGCTGCGCCATCTGGGAGTGGAAGCCGTCGGAGGCCAGCACACGCACATCAGCCGCCGCATCCGCGGGTTCGGCATCGACACCGCGCATTTCGTCACCAGGCCGCGTGGCGCGGGTCGGCGGTCGCACGACGAGATCCTGGTCAGGCAGGAAGCGGACACTGCCCGCCGGGTGCACAGTGACCGGCTCAAGCGGGCGATGCTGGCCCGGGGCATCGCCGAACGCTGCGCCCTCTGCGGAACGGAGCCCGTGTGGTGCGGCCAGCCGCTCACCCTGGAGGTCGACCACCTGGACGGCAACTGGCGGGACAACCGCCTGGCCAATCTCCGCCTGCTGTGCCCCAACTGCCACGCGACGACGGACACCCACCGGGGCCGGGGCAAACGGCGCGACCGGGACGTGGTCCGGTGA
- a CDS encoding fumarylacetoacetate hydrolase family protein, whose protein sequence is MKLLRVGPAGAERPALLDQDGTLRDLSSLTPDIDGPLLADTDALARIRTAAADGTLPALDPEDLRVGPPLSRIGKIVCIGLNYHDHARETGAAVPDEPILFMKAPDTVVGPDDTVLVPRGSLKTDWEVELAVVIGRELRYAADGTEALAAVAGYAVAHDVSERAFQIERGGQWDKGKNCETFNPLGPWLVTADEIPDPQALGLRLWVNGDLKQDGTTADQIFPVAEVVRYVSRFMTLYPGDVINTGTPAGVALGRPEPKPYLRAGDVVELEIDGLGHQRQVLKDA, encoded by the coding sequence GTGAAGCTGCTGCGAGTCGGCCCCGCCGGAGCCGAACGCCCGGCCCTGCTCGACCAGGACGGCACCCTGCGCGACCTGTCCTCCCTCACCCCCGACATCGACGGCCCCCTGCTCGCCGACACGGACGCCCTCGCCCGCATCCGCACCGCGGCCGCCGACGGCACCCTCCCCGCCCTCGACCCCGAGGACCTGCGCGTCGGCCCCCCGCTCAGCCGCATCGGCAAGATCGTCTGCATCGGCCTCAACTACCACGACCACGCCCGCGAGACCGGCGCCGCCGTCCCCGACGAGCCCATCCTGTTCATGAAGGCCCCCGACACCGTCGTCGGTCCCGACGACACCGTCCTCGTCCCCCGCGGCAGCCTCAAGACCGACTGGGAGGTCGAACTCGCCGTCGTCATCGGCCGTGAACTGCGCTACGCGGCCGACGGCACCGAGGCCCTCGCCGCCGTCGCGGGCTACGCCGTCGCCCACGACGTATCCGAACGCGCCTTCCAGATCGAACGCGGCGGCCAGTGGGACAAGGGCAAGAACTGCGAGACCTTCAACCCCCTCGGCCCCTGGCTCGTCACCGCCGACGAGATCCCCGACCCCCAGGCCCTGGGCCTGCGGCTGTGGGTCAACGGCGACCTCAAGCAGGACGGCACCACCGCCGACCAGATCTTCCCGGTCGCCGAAGTCGTCCGCTACGTCAGCCGGTTCATGACCCTCTACCCCGGCGACGTCATCAACACCGGCACCCCTGCCGGCGTCGCCCTCGGCCGCCCCGAGCCCAAGCCCTACCTCCGGGCCGGCGACGTCGTCGAACTCGAGATCGACGGCCTCGGCCACCAGCGCCAGGTCCTCAAGGACGCGTAG
- the yidC gene encoding membrane protein insertase YidC has protein sequence MSVFTQLLLALTHTLTPLAGPAAAPAAAVVLFTVLVRLALHPLARAAARGEKTRAALAPRVAELRRKHGRDPQKLQRALTDLYADEGSSPLAGMLPTLLQLPAFFVLYHASSATRIGDDRAGALHAAILVVVAAVAYWSYRRARKAAPDAQGLAKHLPLLSFGTLVTAAVVPPAAGLYIATSTAWTAAERAWLHRPHHGQGVADATPAAGGSTKTSDDRPHRT, from the coding sequence ATGTCCGTGTTCACGCAACTCCTGCTCGCCCTCACCCACACCCTCACCCCCCTCGCCGGACCCGCCGCCGCACCCGCCGCCGCGGTCGTCCTGTTCACCGTCCTCGTCAGGCTCGCCCTCCACCCGCTCGCGCGCGCCGCCGCCCGCGGCGAGAAGACCCGCGCCGCCCTCGCCCCGCGCGTCGCCGAACTGCGCCGCAAGCACGGGCGCGACCCGCAGAAACTCCAGCGCGCACTGACCGACCTCTACGCCGACGAGGGCTCCTCCCCCCTCGCCGGCATGCTCCCCACGCTCCTCCAACTCCCCGCCTTCTTCGTGCTCTACCACGCTTCCTCCGCCACCCGGATCGGCGACGACCGCGCCGGCGCCCTCCACGCCGCGATCCTCGTCGTGGTCGCCGCCGTCGCCTACTGGTCCTACCGCCGCGCCCGCAAGGCCGCCCCCGACGCCCAGGGCCTCGCCAAGCACCTGCCGCTGCTCTCCTTCGGCACCCTCGTCACCGCCGCGGTCGTCCCCCCGGCCGCCGGGCTCTACATCGCCACCTCGACCGCCTGGACCGCCGCCGAACGCGCCTGGCTGCACCGTCCACACCATGGTCAAGGGGTTGCGGACGCCACCCCCGCCGCTGGAGGATCAACCAAGACCTCCGATGACCGCCCCCATCGGACATGA
- a CDS encoding DUF6412 domain-containing protein, whose amino-acid sequence MRRTAAAARLHGAALLLLLTALLLTHTGLTAAVAAAATTAAVGLLLGSALRLTATAPPVPRGRVRTALRDRQRRTAFLPQRDPDASGRPRPRAPGRPLPTAA is encoded by the coding sequence ATCCGCAGGACCGCCGCGGCCGCACGCCTGCACGGCGCCGCACTCCTGCTCCTCCTCACCGCACTGCTGCTCACCCACACCGGCCTCACCGCCGCCGTCGCCGCCGCCGCGACCACCGCCGCCGTCGGCCTCCTGCTCGGCAGCGCCCTCCGTCTCACGGCCACGGCACCACCCGTACCCCGCGGACGCGTCCGCACCGCGCTCCGCGACCGGCAACGCCGCACCGCCTTCCTCCCCCAGCGCGACCCCGACGCCTCCGGCCGCCCACGCCCCAGGGCCCCCGGCCGCCCCCTCCCGACGGCCGCCTAG
- a CDS encoding class E sortase produces MPTRAHAPLRWQGRALWGAGEAALTLGAVLLLLVAHQLWWTNLRAQSAAAHRVTALERQWDDADTSDTSEESTAAVAVGTAPTSRSRSNGTGTRTGNATSGPRPSQAYAVLRIPRIGVTAPIAEGISRAKVLNHGYAGHYPHTAGPGQPGNFALAGHRNTHGEPFRRIDRLRPGDTLLVETATTRYTYVVQQTVPRTTPSDGTVIAPVPHSTVHPRRHMTGPGRYITLTTCTPEFTSAYRLVVWGGLAAAEPR; encoded by the coding sequence ATGCCCACCCGCGCCCACGCCCCGCTGCGCTGGCAGGGACGCGCACTGTGGGGCGCCGGCGAAGCCGCCCTCACCCTCGGCGCCGTCCTCCTGCTGCTGGTCGCCCACCAACTGTGGTGGACCAACCTGCGGGCGCAATCCGCCGCCGCACACCGGGTGACCGCCCTGGAACGACAGTGGGACGACGCCGACACCTCCGATACATCGGAGGAATCCACGGCCGCCGTCGCCGTCGGTACCGCACCCACGAGCCGCTCCCGAAGCAACGGCACCGGCACCCGCACCGGGAACGCCACCTCCGGCCCGCGGCCCTCCCAGGCCTACGCCGTCCTCCGCATCCCCCGCATCGGCGTCACCGCCCCCATCGCCGAAGGCATCAGCCGCGCCAAGGTCCTCAACCACGGATACGCCGGCCACTACCCGCACACCGCCGGACCCGGACAGCCCGGCAACTTCGCCCTCGCCGGCCACCGCAACACCCACGGCGAACCCTTCCGCCGCATCGACCGGCTCCGCCCCGGCGACACCCTCCTCGTCGAGACCGCCACCACCCGCTACACCTACGTCGTCCAGCAGACCGTCCCCCGCACCACCCCCTCCGACGGCACCGTCATCGCCCCCGTCCCCCACAGCACCGTCCACCCCCGCCGGCACATGACCGGACCCGGCCGCTACATCACCCTCACCACCTGCACCCCCGAGTTCACCTCCGCCTACCGCCTCGTCGTCTGGGGCGGACTCGCCGCCGCGGAACCACGCTGA
- a CDS encoding DUF445 domain-containing protein: protein METAPVTGSDQDPTPAFSYSPADEDRRRGVRRMKVIATGLLLAATAVYALAKWAESAGAGGWSGYVAAAAEAGMVGALADWFAVTALFRRPLGLPIPHTAIIPTKKDALGRTLGDFVGENFLSPQVVRTRLRKVGIARRLGAWLEHPEHADRVTEQGAAALRGALTVLRDSDVQAVVGEAITRRADAQEIAPGIGKMLERVVADGGHRRVVDLVCVRAHDWLVEHSDSVMHAVQEGAPGWTPRFVDRRVGERVYKELVRFTAEMRDMPEHPARGAIDRFLADFAFELQSDPDTRARVERLKKDLIARNEVQDLIESAWGSVRGMIVAAAEDERSELRLRARASLLSLGARMTEDPRLTAKIDGWLEDAATYVVTTYRDEITALITDTIAGWDPEQTTRKIEANVGRDLQFIRINGTVVGALAGLAIYSVSRLLAG, encoded by the coding sequence ATGGAAACGGCCCCGGTGACCGGATCGGACCAAGACCCGACTCCGGCGTTCTCATACAGCCCCGCCGACGAGGACCGGCGGCGGGGCGTACGACGCATGAAGGTGATCGCCACCGGCCTGCTGCTGGCGGCCACCGCGGTCTACGCGCTGGCCAAGTGGGCCGAGTCGGCGGGAGCCGGCGGATGGTCCGGCTACGTCGCGGCCGCCGCCGAGGCCGGCATGGTCGGTGCCCTCGCCGACTGGTTCGCGGTGACCGCGCTCTTCCGCAGGCCGCTCGGCCTGCCCATCCCGCACACCGCGATCATCCCCACCAAGAAGGACGCGCTCGGCCGCACCCTCGGCGACTTCGTCGGCGAGAACTTCCTGTCCCCGCAGGTCGTCCGCACCCGGCTGCGCAAGGTCGGCATCGCCCGGCGGCTCGGCGCCTGGCTGGAACACCCCGAACACGCCGACCGCGTCACCGAGCAGGGCGCCGCGGCGCTGCGCGGCGCCCTCACCGTGCTGCGCGACTCCGACGTCCAGGCGGTGGTCGGCGAGGCCATCACCCGCCGCGCGGACGCCCAGGAGATCGCCCCGGGGATAGGGAAGATGCTGGAGCGCGTCGTCGCCGACGGCGGGCACCGGCGGGTGGTCGACCTGGTCTGCGTCCGGGCCCACGACTGGCTGGTCGAGCACTCCGACTCGGTGATGCACGCCGTCCAGGAGGGCGCCCCCGGGTGGACACCGCGCTTCGTGGACCGCCGGGTCGGCGAACGCGTCTACAAGGAACTCGTGCGCTTCACCGCCGAGATGCGGGACATGCCCGAGCACCCCGCCCGCGGCGCCATCGACCGCTTCCTGGCCGACTTCGCCTTCGAGCTGCAGTCCGACCCGGACACCCGGGCCCGCGTCGAGCGGCTCAAGAAGGACCTGATCGCCCGCAACGAGGTCCAGGACCTCATCGAGTCCGCGTGGGGCTCGGTCCGCGGCATGATCGTCGCCGCCGCCGAGGACGAGCGCAGCGAGCTGCGGCTGCGGGCCCGGGCCTCACTGCTGTCACTGGGCGCGCGGATGACCGAGGACCCCCGGCTGACCGCCAAGATCGACGGCTGGCTGGAGGACGCCGCCACCTACGTGGTCACCACCTACCGCGACGAGATCACCGCGCTGATCACCGACACCATCGCCGGCTGGGACCCCGAGCAGACCACCCGCAAGATCGAGGCCAACGTCGGGCGCGACCTGCAGTTCATCCGGATCAACGGCACCGTCGTCGGCGCCCTGGCGGGCCTGGCCATCTACAGCGTGTCCCGGCTCCTGGCCGGGTGA
- a CDS encoding SGNH/GDSL hydrolase family protein: MARSTGYALLAGIVALVAVISAAIFVTVSRTDGSGRSGQPMVAAGLPGVPGQAAPAASGAWVGTWSTSPAGGEPNVPDGYAGWSIRNVVHTSVGGTSARVHLSNLFGRSPLLIGRSTVAVAASPGSPAAADGTMRSLTFGGRTSVRIPAGGEVVSDPVQLAVPHAADLLITTYTPKSSGPVTYHPRAQQTSFMAVGERTARTDGSGYTTLTPYWRYVTGVDVFTRQAAGSVVLFGDSITDGITSTSGANHRWPDRLATRLRGSGDRGLRLGVLNQGISGNRVLRDGGDGGNPSGLSRLDRDALSQTGVRTLVVELGINDVLRPPQRTGAEEILSGLREIVARGHERGLRVLGATLTPCGGHAGFNTRTEAVRQQVNAAIRAGTVFDEVIDFDRALRDPNRPSVLLPAYDSGDHLHPSDAGYLRMAETVELSLLKGGAAAKV; this comes from the coding sequence ATGGCCAGGTCGACGGGTTATGCACTGCTCGCCGGAATTGTCGCGCTGGTCGCGGTCATCTCCGCCGCGATCTTCGTCACCGTCAGCCGTACCGACGGATCCGGCCGCTCCGGGCAGCCCATGGTGGCGGCCGGACTCCCGGGTGTTCCGGGCCAGGCCGCGCCCGCGGCGTCCGGTGCGTGGGTCGGCACCTGGTCGACGTCCCCCGCCGGGGGCGAGCCGAACGTGCCGGACGGCTACGCCGGGTGGTCGATCCGCAACGTCGTGCACACCAGTGTCGGCGGCACCTCGGCGCGCGTCCACCTCTCCAACCTCTTCGGCCGGTCGCCGCTGCTGATCGGCCGGTCGACGGTCGCCGTCGCGGCGTCCCCGGGGTCGCCGGCCGCGGCGGACGGCACGATGCGGTCGCTGACCTTCGGCGGGCGGACGTCGGTGCGGATCCCCGCGGGCGGCGAGGTCGTCAGCGATCCCGTCCAACTGGCCGTGCCCCACGCGGCGGACCTGCTGATCACGACGTACACGCCGAAGTCCTCGGGCCCGGTGACGTACCACCCGCGGGCGCAGCAGACCTCGTTCATGGCGGTCGGTGAGCGCACCGCGCGGACCGACGGCTCCGGGTACACCACCTTGACCCCCTACTGGCGCTACGTCACGGGGGTGGACGTCTTCACGCGGCAGGCGGCCGGCTCGGTGGTGCTGTTCGGCGACTCGATCACCGACGGCATCACCTCCACCTCCGGCGCGAACCACCGCTGGCCGGACCGCCTGGCGACGCGGCTGCGCGGCTCCGGGGACCGGGGGCTGCGGCTGGGCGTGCTCAACCAGGGGATCAGCGGCAACCGGGTGCTGCGCGACGGCGGGGACGGCGGCAATCCCAGCGGCCTGAGCCGCCTCGACCGCGACGCGCTCTCCCAGACCGGCGTCCGCACGCTCGTCGTCGAGCTGGGCATCAACGACGTCCTGCGACCGCCGCAGCGGACCGGTGCGGAGGAGATCCTCTCCGGGCTGCGGGAGATCGTGGCGCGCGGTCATGAGCGCGGACTGCGGGTACTGGGTGCCACGCTGACCCCGTGCGGCGGCCACGCCGGCTTCAACACGCGCACCGAGGCGGTGCGGCAGCAGGTGAACGCCGCGATCCGGGCGGGCACGGTCTTCGACGAGGTGATCGACTTCGACCGGGCGCTGCGCGACCCGAACCGTCCCTCCGTGCTGCTGCCCGCCTACGACTCCGGCGACCATCTGCACCCCAGTGACGCCGGCTACCTGCGCATGGCGGAAACTGTGGAGTTGTCGCTGCTCAAGGGCGGCGCGGCGGCCAAGGTGTGA